In Geobacter anodireducens, a genomic segment contains:
- a CDS encoding aminotransferase DegT yields the protein MIPLSVPCLKGNEWKYVKECLDTEWVSTAGKYVETFEKNFAAFVGSRHAVACVNGTAALQVALRIVGVCAGDEVIVPTLTFIATVNAVTYLGAEPVFMDCDEYYNIDVRKTAEFLEQETEFRDGSTWSRATGRRIAAIVPVHVFGNAARMSELVALCRERNIKVVEDSTESLGTVYCSGELDGRHTGTVGDMGCFSFNGNKIITTGGGGMIVTDVPEYAERARYLTTQAKDDEVRYVHNEVGYNFRLTNVQAAIGVAQLELLPEFLEAKRANYLAYKERIDRIDGLILAESPAYARNNHWMYALQIDPAVYGKDREQLMEYLKGEGVQTRPVWYLNHLQVPFLDCRNYRIEKAFQMLETTLSIPCSANLSERDIDFVADRLRHG from the coding sequence ATGATACCGCTCTCAGTACCGTGCCTGAAGGGCAACGAATGGAAGTACGTGAAGGAATGTCTGGATACGGAATGGGTTTCGACTGCGGGCAAGTATGTTGAAACGTTCGAGAAGAATTTCGCCGCGTTCGTCGGCTCCCGCCACGCAGTGGCCTGCGTGAACGGAACGGCGGCTCTCCAGGTGGCTCTCAGGATCGTGGGAGTCTGCGCCGGTGACGAGGTCATCGTGCCGACCCTGACCTTCATCGCCACGGTCAATGCCGTTACATACCTGGGCGCCGAACCCGTGTTCATGGACTGCGACGAGTACTACAACATCGACGTCCGCAAGACGGCCGAGTTTCTCGAACAGGAGACCGAGTTCAGGGACGGCAGTACCTGGAGCCGGGCCACGGGACGGCGGATTGCCGCGATCGTGCCGGTCCATGTCTTCGGCAATGCCGCCAGAATGAGCGAGCTCGTGGCCCTCTGCCGGGAGCGCAACATCAAGGTGGTGGAGGATTCGACCGAAAGCCTCGGCACCGTCTACTGCTCCGGCGAGCTGGATGGCAGGCACACGGGTACCGTGGGTGACATGGGGTGTTTCTCATTCAACGGCAACAAAATCATCACCACCGGCGGCGGCGGGATGATCGTCACCGATGTCCCCGAATACGCCGAGCGGGCCAGGTACCTCACCACCCAGGCAAAGGATGACGAGGTCAGGTACGTCCATAATGAAGTGGGCTACAACTTTCGCCTGACCAACGTTCAGGCGGCCATCGGCGTGGCCCAGCTGGAACTGCTCCCCGAGTTCCTTGAGGCGAAGCGCGCCAATTACCTTGCCTACAAGGAGAGGATCGACCGCATCGACGGGCTCATCCTGGCGGAAAGCCCCGCCTATGCCCGCAACAACCACTGGATGTACGCGCTGCAGATAGATCCGGCCGTCTATGGCAAGGACCGGGAGCAGTTGATGGAATATCTGAAAGGGGAGGGAGTCCAGACCCGTCCGGTCTGGTACCTGAACCATCTGCAGGTCCCCTTCCTCGACTGCCGGAACTATCGCATAGAAAAGGCGTTCCAGATGCTGGAGACGACCCTGAGCATTCCGTGCAGCGCCAACCTGAGCGAACGCGACATCGACTTCGTCGCCGACAGGCTGCGCCATGGCTAG
- a CDS encoding sugar ABC transporter substrate-binding protein, whose protein sequence is MRSVSCTRLVAVCVLLAVTAFMIHGRSQAVTANGSGVPLRSGFVRVAGWNALGDQPLEPRVVEELKLDDYLYRSFVRDGAVVTLYIGYYHTAGKVGAAHDPLVCFNGQGWRIAERNEGQLRLAGSPELRVNYSSMIVERDGQREQVVYWFQTNDKTASTTLAQKVHMVRDRLFGSGENNAFVRISTPVAGDSTDRSLVRIADFVEAFYPSFHRYAAGAGPLETR, encoded by the coding sequence ATGCGATCGGTGAGTTGCACGAGACTGGTTGCCGTCTGCGTTCTGCTCGCGGTTACGGCGTTTATGATCCATGGCCGTTCCCAGGCCGTGACGGCGAATGGTTCGGGCGTGCCGTTGCGCTCCGGATTCGTGCGTGTGGCAGGCTGGAACGCGCTGGGCGATCAGCCTCTGGAACCCCGCGTCGTCGAAGAGCTCAAGCTCGATGACTATCTCTACCGGAGCTTCGTCCGTGACGGGGCCGTGGTGACCCTGTACATCGGCTATTACCACACTGCCGGGAAAGTGGGGGCCGCCCACGATCCCCTCGTCTGCTTCAACGGACAGGGGTGGCGCATCGCGGAGCGCAATGAGGGGCAACTGCGCCTGGCCGGTTCACCCGAGCTCCGGGTGAATTACTCATCCATGATCGTCGAGCGTGACGGCCAGCGGGAGCAGGTCGTCTACTGGTTCCAGACGAACGACAAAACCGCTTCCACCACCCTGGCCCAGAAAGTTCACATGGTTCGCGACCGCCTGTTCGGCTCGGGGGAGAATAACGCCTTCGTGCGGATCAGCACGCCGGTCGCCGGTGATTCGACCGACCGTTCCCTGGTGCGTATCGCGGATTTCGTCGAGGCGTTTTATCCCTCCTTCCACCGCTACGCGGCAGGAGCCGGCCCGTTGGAGACGAGATAA
- a CDS encoding epimerase has product MHERVLVTGAAGYIGSVLVRILLGKGYRVKGFDNLSFGGEALIGVYNHPGFEFVKGDIRNDEDLRNALEGVGAVVHLAAIVGDPACAKQPELATDINWHGARKLYDLCCETRGIKRFIFASTCSNYGKMPGEGYLNEESPLKPVSLYAELKVKFEQYLLQSKTRPDFIPTALRFATVYGLSPRLRFDLTVNEFTREVALGKELEIFGEQFWRPYCHVEDLARGCVHVLESDPAAVDHNVFGVGDTRENYQKAMIAEELLKVIPDAKIRYVSRSEDPRDYRVDFSKIRNELGFEITRTVPDGIREIYRILKDGIISEPYSKAYQNI; this is encoded by the coding sequence ATGCATGAACGTGTGTTGGTAACAGGGGCTGCAGGGTATATCGGTTCGGTTCTGGTGCGGATCCTTCTTGGTAAGGGGTATCGGGTGAAGGGCTTCGACAACCTTTCATTCGGCGGTGAGGCACTGATCGGGGTCTACAATCATCCCGGTTTCGAGTTCGTCAAAGGCGACATCCGCAATGATGAGGACCTCAGGAATGCGCTGGAAGGAGTGGGGGCCGTTGTCCACCTTGCGGCGATTGTCGGGGACCCGGCCTGCGCCAAACAGCCGGAACTGGCTACGGACATCAACTGGCACGGTGCCCGGAAGCTATATGACCTGTGCTGCGAAACCCGGGGCATCAAGCGATTCATCTTTGCGTCCACCTGCAGCAATTACGGAAAAATGCCGGGCGAGGGATACCTCAATGAGGAATCTCCCCTGAAGCCCGTGTCGCTCTATGCGGAACTCAAGGTCAAATTCGAGCAGTATCTGCTGCAAAGCAAGACCCGGCCGGATTTCATTCCTACTGCGCTTCGCTTTGCAACCGTTTACGGGCTTTCTCCCCGGCTTCGTTTCGACCTCACGGTCAATGAATTCACCAGAGAGGTGGCTCTCGGCAAAGAGCTCGAAATTTTCGGCGAGCAGTTCTGGCGGCCCTACTGCCACGTAGAGGACCTGGCCAGGGGATGCGTCCACGTTCTCGAAAGCGATCCCGCGGCTGTCGATCATAACGTGTTCGGCGTGGGCGATACGCGTGAGAACTACCAGAAGGCGATGATTGCCGAGGAGCTGCTGAAGGTCATTCCCGACGCGAAAATCCGCTACGTCAGCAGGTCGGAAGACCCGCGCGACTACCGGGTGGATTTTTCAAAGATCAGGAACGAGCTGGGATTTGAAATCACCAGAACCGTGCCCGACGGGATTCGCGAGATTTACCGGATTCTCAAGGACGGGATTATTTCCGAACCCTATTCGAAGGCTTATCAAAACATCTGA
- a CDS encoding sugar ABC transporter substrate-binding protein — MRLNLLICALFLLLPALAWSADYVIGEGDGLDISVWGVKELNVGVKVRPDGKITIPGLGDVVASGFTPVHLQADLAQRLKELVKNPIVTVTVREITNSKVYIFGGGVQSGVVDLNRRTTLLQLLCSIGNVGAGDGKGGGSAAGPSTKVADYRKAYVLRNGKKVKEDFYRLFITGDTSEDIVIESGDAIFIPQALEKNVYVLGAVTNPRFIEYREGMTVMEAILESGGFTKFARQNDTVIRRRDGDKEALIEVKAKDLVKDGDLSQNVKLSPGDYVIVKEGMF, encoded by the coding sequence ATGCGATTGAACCTTCTGATCTGTGCCCTGTTCCTGCTGTTACCGGCGCTCGCGTGGAGCGCGGACTACGTTATCGGCGAAGGGGACGGCCTCGACATCTCCGTCTGGGGAGTGAAAGAGCTCAATGTCGGAGTCAAGGTCCGGCCCGACGGAAAGATCACCATTCCCGGCCTGGGTGACGTGGTGGCAAGCGGCTTTACCCCGGTTCACCTGCAGGCCGATCTGGCGCAACGGCTCAAGGAACTGGTGAAGAACCCCATAGTAACGGTCACGGTGCGGGAGATAACCAACAGCAAGGTCTACATTTTCGGCGGTGGCGTGCAGTCCGGCGTGGTGGACCTGAACCGCCGCACCACACTGCTCCAGTTGCTCTGCTCCATCGGCAACGTCGGCGCCGGCGACGGCAAGGGGGGCGGCTCCGCAGCGGGTCCCTCCACCAAGGTGGCCGACTACCGCAAGGCCTATGTCCTGCGCAACGGCAAGAAGGTGAAGGAGGATTTCTACCGGCTCTTTATCACCGGCGATACCAGCGAAGATATCGTCATCGAGTCCGGCGACGCCATCTTCATTCCGCAGGCACTGGAAAAGAACGTGTACGTCCTCGGCGCCGTCACCAACCCCCGCTTCATCGAATACCGCGAGGGGATGACCGTCATGGAGGCCATCCTCGAATCGGGCGGTTTCACCAAGTTCGCCCGCCAGAACGACACGGTGATCCGCAGGCGGGACGGCGACAAGGAGGCGCTGATCGAGGTGAAGGCCAAGGATCTGGTCAAGGACGGCGACCTGAGCCAGAACGTAAAGCTCAGCCCGGGAGATTACGTCATCGTGAAGGAAGGGATGTTCTGA
- a CDS encoding chain-length determining protein — MQQSEFDYRHYLALIVARKRLFVVVALAIMAGAVVYSYVLPKKYEARSTVFIEKNVISELVKGIAVTPSMEQAIKGLSEAITSRTLVTKVLNDLDLDVTAKSDAEIESRVRAIQQNITIKLKGDNIFTISYVDKDPRVARDFVNTLVRRYVEENISSKREESYGAIKFLSEQIDTFRGKLEEAEGELNRYKTDKGGVIAIDEAKLFEEINVAQQKLYDIQLRRRHLEGLRPVTRKAGDPLQVKLVALQKQLEELRVSYTDSYPEVLRVRGEIETLKEQMKNRSPQQETVVDPQEYEKAEAELQALKVSEDGLKRYIATNQALLRNIPSAKAGLEKLELEKKNRKDLYDQLMARHGQSEVSKQMEVQDKTTTFRIVDPAIMPSSPVSPNRVKIMLMGIVAGLGGALGLIVLLDRLNNSVHSVDALKETGIPVLAVIPRIRTSEAVARERRENIRVFTAAGACFMVILAFLVMELLNISPVDRIISRLQGML; from the coding sequence ATGCAGCAGTCCGAATTCGACTACCGGCACTATCTTGCGCTTATCGTCGCCCGCAAACGCCTTTTTGTCGTGGTGGCCCTCGCGATCATGGCTGGAGCGGTGGTCTACAGCTACGTCCTTCCCAAGAAGTATGAGGCCCGGAGCACGGTATTCATCGAGAAAAACGTCATCAGCGAACTGGTCAAGGGGATTGCCGTCACCCCGTCCATGGAGCAGGCCATCAAGGGCCTCAGCGAGGCCATTACCAGTCGCACGCTCGTCACAAAGGTGCTCAATGACCTCGATCTCGACGTGACCGCCAAAAGCGATGCCGAGATCGAGTCCAGGGTGCGCGCGATCCAGCAGAACATCACCATCAAGCTCAAGGGAGACAACATCTTCACCATCTCCTACGTGGACAAGGACCCCCGCGTGGCCCGCGATTTCGTCAATACCCTGGTCCGGCGCTACGTGGAGGAAAACATATCCTCCAAGCGGGAGGAATCCTACGGTGCCATCAAGTTCCTTTCCGAGCAGATCGACACCTTCCGCGGCAAGCTCGAAGAAGCCGAGGGCGAACTCAACCGGTACAAGACCGACAAGGGCGGCGTCATCGCCATCGACGAGGCGAAGCTGTTCGAGGAGATCAACGTCGCTCAGCAGAAACTCTATGATATCCAACTGCGCAGGCGTCATCTGGAGGGGCTCCGGCCGGTCACGCGCAAGGCGGGCGATCCGCTCCAGGTAAAGCTCGTCGCTCTCCAGAAGCAGCTTGAAGAGCTCCGCGTCTCGTACACCGACAGCTATCCCGAGGTGCTTCGCGTCAGGGGAGAAATCGAGACCCTCAAGGAGCAGATGAAGAACCGCTCTCCCCAGCAGGAAACGGTCGTTGATCCCCAGGAGTACGAAAAGGCCGAAGCGGAGCTCCAGGCCCTCAAGGTCAGCGAGGACGGCCTCAAGCGCTACATCGCCACCAACCAGGCGCTGCTCAGGAACATTCCCTCGGCCAAGGCCGGGCTCGAAAAGCTCGAACTGGAAAAGAAGAACCGCAAGGACCTCTACGACCAGCTCATGGCGCGCCATGGCCAATCCGAAGTGTCGAAGCAGATGGAAGTCCAGGACAAGACAACCACCTTCCGCATCGTCGATCCGGCGATCATGCCGTCAAGCCCCGTCAGCCCCAACCGGGTCAAGATCATGCTGATGGGGATCGTCGCGGGACTTGGCGGTGCCCTGGGGCTCATCGTCCTCCTGGACCGGCTCAACAATTCAGTGCATTCGGTTGATGCACTGAAGGAAACCGGGATTCCCGTGCTGGCCGTTATCCCCAGGATTCGCACCAGCGAGGCGGTTGCCCGGGAGCGGCGCGAAAACATCAGGGTGTTCACTGCGGCAGGGGCGTGTTTCATGGTCATTCTGGCGTTTCTCGTCATGGAACTGCTGAATATTTCACCCGTGGACCGGATCATCAGCAGGTTGCAGGGCATGCTGTAA
- a CDS encoding polysaccharide biosynthesis protein, whose amino-acid sequence MSRIEQALEKAAMLRGTTTESGPVAVPRQTDDVPPRERAGLPPFPAEPLDGIRHDNPLLATLNDPHSYVSEEYRKLKSAIVAGTSVGEFRNTVMITSTLGGEGKSITALNLAITLAQEYDNTVLLIDADLRKPMTAEYLGIPGERGLSEYLSVGAHLPELLVRTGIGRLSILPAGKPAANPVELLSSQRMKDLLDEIRHRYPDRYVIIDAPPALPFAEVRSLSSLVDSIVFVVREGQSSLANIDEAIGALNRKKIIGIVFNEASAVGLSSKYGYGYRYGGYGQSSEPAEARSKAEKTGKLARIMGKGGSK is encoded by the coding sequence ATGAGCAGAATTGAACAGGCCCTTGAGAAAGCGGCAATGCTGCGGGGGACCACGACCGAGAGCGGTCCCGTTGCCGTCCCGCGTCAGACGGACGACGTGCCGCCGCGCGAGCGTGCCGGGCTGCCGCCGTTCCCTGCGGAGCCGCTCGACGGTATCCGCCATGACAATCCGCTCCTTGCCACCCTCAATGATCCCCATTCGTATGTGAGTGAAGAGTACCGGAAGCTGAAGTCGGCCATTGTTGCGGGGACCTCGGTGGGGGAGTTCCGCAATACCGTCATGATCACCAGCACCCTCGGCGGGGAGGGCAAGAGCATAACCGCCCTCAACCTGGCCATTACCCTTGCCCAGGAGTATGACAATACGGTGTTGCTGATCGATGCCGATCTCAGGAAGCCGATGACGGCCGAGTATCTCGGCATTCCGGGGGAGCGGGGGCTTTCCGAGTATCTCAGCGTGGGCGCCCATCTGCCGGAACTGTTGGTCAGGACCGGCATCGGCCGGCTTTCGATCCTGCCCGCCGGCAAGCCTGCCGCCAATCCGGTCGAGCTCCTTTCATCCCAGCGGATGAAGGATTTGCTGGACGAGATCAGGCATCGCTATCCCGACCGCTATGTCATCATCGATGCTCCTCCGGCCCTGCCGTTTGCCGAGGTGCGCTCACTGTCCAGCCTCGTCGACTCCATCGTCTTCGTGGTCAGGGAAGGGCAGAGCTCCCTGGCGAACATCGACGAGGCGATCGGCGCCCTCAACCGCAAGAAGATCATCGGCATCGTTTTCAACGAAGCCAGTGCCGTGGGACTAAGCTCCAAATACGGGTACGGCTACAGGTATGGCGGGTACGGTCAGAGCTCCGAACCGGCGGAGGCCCGATCCAAGGCGGAAAAAACGGGCAAGCTCGCCAGGATTATGGGAAAGGGCGGGAGCAAGTGA
- a CDS encoding glycosyl transferase — protein sequence MTELVLLISLFMVFYVYGGYPVLAAALGLVAGRPVRKGSIEPMVTIVIAAYNEQDVIGATIENKLALDYPRDRLEIIVVSDGSTDQTDEIVGMYAVRNVRLIRQEPRAGKTSGLNLAIPQARGEIIVFSDANSLYAPSGLRHLVANFADEEVGYVTGRMMYANPDGTTIGEGCSTYMRYENFLRVIESRIGSVVGVDGGVDAMRKRLYRPMNADQLPDFVQPLKVVEQGYRVVYEPEALLWEPSLKEAGDEYRMRVRVSLRAFWALFDMRKLLAPWHDPLFAWQLWSHKALRYLCFLFLVAAYVSNLALLGQGTWYVALFLLQSAGYFAAVTMPYLERTGKGCRLCTLARYFFLLNLAAAHAFGKFLRGEKQIVWTPRKG from the coding sequence ATGACCGAACTGGTGCTGCTCATATCGCTCTTCATGGTGTTCTACGTGTATGGGGGGTACCCGGTGCTGGCCGCCGCGCTCGGCCTGGTGGCGGGACGTCCGGTTCGCAAGGGCTCCATCGAGCCCATGGTCACCATCGTCATTGCCGCGTACAACGAGCAAGACGTCATCGGCGCCACCATCGAGAACAAGCTGGCACTGGACTATCCCCGGGACCGCCTTGAAATCATCGTGGTCTCCGATGGCTCCACCGACCAGACCGACGAGATTGTCGGCATGTATGCCGTGCGAAACGTCAGGCTGATCCGCCAGGAGCCCCGCGCCGGCAAAACGAGCGGCCTCAACCTGGCGATTCCCCAGGCGCGGGGCGAGATCATCGTCTTCTCCGACGCCAACTCCCTCTATGCCCCGTCGGGCCTGCGCCACCTGGTGGCGAACTTTGCCGACGAGGAGGTGGGCTACGTGACCGGCCGGATGATGTATGCCAACCCTGACGGCACCACCATCGGCGAGGGGTGCAGCACCTACATGCGCTACGAGAACTTCCTGCGCGTCATCGAGAGCCGCATCGGATCGGTGGTCGGGGTGGACGGCGGGGTCGATGCCATGCGCAAGCGGCTCTACCGCCCAATGAATGCCGATCAGCTCCCGGATTTCGTCCAGCCGCTCAAGGTTGTCGAGCAGGGGTACCGCGTCGTGTACGAACCCGAAGCGCTCCTGTGGGAGCCGTCGCTCAAGGAGGCCGGCGACGAGTACCGGATGCGGGTCCGCGTCTCGTTGCGGGCGTTTTGGGCCCTGTTCGACATGAGAAAGCTCCTGGCCCCGTGGCACGATCCCCTGTTCGCCTGGCAGCTCTGGTCGCACAAGGCCCTGCGCTACCTCTGCTTCCTGTTTCTGGTGGCCGCCTATGTCTCCAACCTGGCCCTGCTGGGCCAGGGGACCTGGTATGTGGCCCTGTTTCTCCTCCAGAGTGCCGGCTATTTTGCGGCGGTTACCATGCCCTACCTGGAGCGGACCGGCAAGGGCTGCCGGCTCTGCACCCTGGCCCGCTACTTTTTCCTGCTGAACCTTGCCGCCGCCCACGCCTTCGGCAAATTCCTCAGGGGGGAGAAACAGATCGTCTGGACGCCGCGGAAGGGGTAG
- a CDS encoding exosortase A produces MTTNEITTNRNISMGGKSAGARLGLLALFCCAFVAAFLPVITGLVQAWSGSEDYSHGFLIAPLSAFILWQKREVFSRPGSAGSLGGLALVVLSLAAYLFAHVAGIATLAALSMVAFLWGTVMYLFGFRVYCQALFPLALLLFMIPIPAQIYAALTIPLQLIVSKLAVGLAAATGIPVYREGNVIHLARGTFEVVQACSGLRSIMALLTLGAVLGYFSLRSNFLRATLFVSGIPIAVAVNILRVFVLVVVFHYLNIDLAEGTAHTVLGLALFVVSFGLFLLIRKGLSLCDR; encoded by the coding sequence ATGACCACGAACGAAATAACCACGAACAGGAACATATCCATGGGTGGTAAGAGCGCCGGGGCCAGGCTCGGACTGCTTGCCCTGTTCTGCTGCGCCTTTGTGGCGGCGTTTCTGCCGGTGATAACCGGACTGGTGCAGGCATGGTCCGGCTCCGAGGACTATTCCCACGGATTTCTGATCGCTCCGCTGTCGGCCTTTATCCTCTGGCAGAAACGGGAGGTCTTCTCCCGCCCCGGTTCCGCCGGTTCCCTGGGTGGACTGGCGCTGGTGGTCCTGTCTCTCGCGGCCTATCTGTTCGCCCATGTTGCTGGCATCGCGACCCTGGCCGCCCTGTCCATGGTCGCTTTTCTGTGGGGCACGGTAATGTACCTGTTCGGTTTCCGCGTCTATTGCCAGGCCCTGTTCCCCCTGGCACTGCTCCTGTTCATGATTCCGATCCCTGCGCAGATCTATGCGGCCCTCACTATCCCGCTTCAGCTCATCGTGAGCAAACTGGCGGTGGGGCTGGCAGCGGCAACGGGCATCCCGGTGTATCGTGAAGGCAACGTCATTCACCTCGCCCGGGGAACATTCGAGGTCGTGCAGGCCTGCAGCGGTCTCCGCTCCATCATGGCCCTGCTGACCCTCGGCGCGGTCCTGGGCTACTTCTCTCTCAGGTCGAATTTCCTGCGGGCCACGCTGTTCGTATCCGGCATTCCCATTGCCGTTGCCGTGAACATCCTGCGGGTATTCGTGCTTGTGGTCGTGTTTCATTATCTGAACATCGATCTTGCCGAGGGTACCGCCCATACCGTCCTCGGCCTGGCCCTGTTCGTGGTGTCGTTCGGCCTGTTTCTGCTGATCCGGAAGGGGTTGTCGCTATGCGATCGGTGA
- a CDS encoding polysaccharide deacetylase translates to MRNALSIDVEDYFQVSAFEECSPPEQWDRFPLRVVRNTSRILDMLDAGGVKATFFVLGWVAERAPELVKEIARRGHEVASHGYGHRRVSTQTRQEFRADIRRSKALIENLTGSPVHGYRAPSYSISRKVLWAFDELLDAGYRYDSSVFPVRHDLYGIPDWPSHPFRVVKDKDGWEPAATAPGGEDGITGQMPSILEMPITTLTLGGRNIPIAGGGYFRFFPYAFTRWGLRRINRREKRSFIFYLHPWEMDPDQPRMAGAPAKSRFRHYLNLHRTEERFRRLLGEFRFTPVMELLAAGTVEP, encoded by the coding sequence GTGCGTAACGCGCTCTCCATAGATGTGGAGGATTACTTCCAGGTAAGCGCCTTTGAGGAATGTTCTCCTCCGGAGCAGTGGGACCGCTTTCCCCTTCGGGTGGTGAGGAATACGTCCCGTATCCTCGACATGCTTGATGCCGGGGGCGTCAAGGCCACGTTCTTCGTCCTCGGCTGGGTGGCGGAACGCGCGCCGGAGCTGGTGAAAGAGATAGCCCGGCGGGGCCACGAGGTTGCCAGCCACGGCTACGGCCATCGCCGGGTCTCTACCCAGACCAGGCAGGAATTCCGGGCCGACATCCGCAGAAGCAAGGCGCTGATCGAGAATCTCACCGGCAGCCCCGTCCACGGTTACCGCGCGCCCAGCTATTCGATCTCACGAAAAGTCCTCTGGGCCTTCGACGAACTGCTCGACGCCGGTTACCGTTACGACTCCAGCGTCTTTCCCGTCCGCCATGACCTCTACGGCATCCCCGACTGGCCGAGCCACCCCTTTCGGGTCGTGAAGGACAAGGACGGGTGGGAACCGGCCGCAACCGCCCCTGGCGGAGAAGACGGCATCACCGGCCAGATGCCGTCCATCCTTGAAATGCCGATAACCACCCTTACCCTCGGCGGCAGGAACATTCCCATTGCCGGGGGCGGCTATTTCCGCTTTTTCCCCTATGCCTTCACCCGGTGGGGGCTGCGGCGCATCAATCGGCGGGAGAAACGGTCGTTCATCTTCTATCTCCATCCCTGGGAGATGGACCCCGACCAGCCCAGAATGGCCGGTGCTCCGGCCAAGAGCCGGTTTCGGCATTACCTGAACCTGCACCGGACCGAAGAGCGGTTCCGCCGACTGCTGGGAGAATTCCGCTTCACCCCCGTGATGGAGCTTCTGGCCGCTGGGACGGTTGAACCATGA
- a CDS encoding ATPase, with product MYEAYFNLTTKPFELLPNPDFIFPSKSHKRALMYLDYGIRERAGFILLTGDIGTGKTTLIRNMMQLKDERTIISRIFNTRVEPEQLLAMICHDFGIPAEGRGKVALLNELNDYLIEQFARGNRPVLIIDEAQNLSVDLLEDIRLLSNLETSDTKLLQIVLVGQPELRDVLALPQLLQLRQRISINCHISPLSREETEGYIFHRLERAGNRNAVAFSSDALDIVYRYSRGIPRLVNIICDFILLSAFAEQTTEIPGEMVRDIIGDLDFENYYWGGADASTSERSPETAPPAPARSGEAAELVATLRAVIDRLESLEGDFARMSRGVLDEMSEKVVSLENAFRFHVDETDSHISEIRRRIEKNQNLEVGTTGDCQPQDSPKGLLKRMFGA from the coding sequence ATGTACGAGGCCTATTTCAACCTGACAACTAAACCGTTCGAACTGCTCCCGAACCCGGATTTCATCTTTCCGAGCAAGTCCCACAAGCGGGCCCTCATGTACCTCGATTACGGCATTCGCGAGCGGGCGGGCTTCATCCTGCTCACGGGCGACATCGGGACCGGCAAGACCACCCTCATTCGCAACATGATGCAGCTCAAGGATGAACGGACGATCATCTCCCGCATCTTCAACACGCGGGTGGAGCCCGAGCAGCTTCTGGCCATGATCTGCCATGATTTCGGCATTCCGGCCGAAGGCAGGGGCAAGGTCGCCCTCCTCAACGAACTGAACGACTACCTGATCGAGCAGTTCGCCCGCGGCAACCGGCCGGTGCTCATCATCGACGAGGCCCAGAATCTTTCCGTTGATCTCCTGGAAGACATCCGGCTCCTTTCCAACCTCGAGACCAGCGACACCAAGCTGCTGCAGATCGTTCTCGTGGGGCAGCCGGAGCTCAGGGACGTCCTCGCCCTGCCGCAGCTTCTCCAACTCCGCCAGAGGATCAGCATCAACTGCCACATAAGCCCCCTGTCCCGAGAGGAAACCGAGGGCTATATCTTCCATCGCCTCGAGCGGGCCGGAAATCGAAATGCCGTCGCCTTTTCGAGCGATGCGCTCGATATCGTGTACCGCTACAGCAGGGGCATTCCGCGGCTCGTCAACATCATCTGCGACTTCATCCTTCTGTCCGCCTTTGCCGAGCAGACAACAGAGATTCCGGGCGAGATGGTTCGCGACATCATCGGCGACCTGGATTTCGAGAACTATTACTGGGGCGGAGCCGACGCGTCCACCTCCGAGCGTTCGCCTGAGACTGCGCCGCCGGCACCGGCCCGTTCCGGCGAGGCCGCCGAGCTTGTGGCCACCCTGCGTGCCGTAATCGACCGGCTTGAATCCCTGGAAGGGGATTTTGCCCGCATGAGCCGCGGCGTGCTCGACGAGATGAGCGAAAAAGTCGTTTCCCTTGAGAACGCCTTCCGGTTCCACGTGGACGAAACCGACAGCCATATCTCCGAGATCAGGAGACGGATCGAAAAGAACCAGAACCTGGAGGTCGGGACCACCGGCGACTGCCAGCCGCAGGACTCTCCCAAGGGTCTGTTGAAGAGGATGTTCGGCGCCTGA